Proteins from one Halopseudomonas pelagia genomic window:
- a CDS encoding PA2779 family protein, which translates to MTFMQSTKRYMSIMLTALFLLTTVTSVHAQASMIGTQEVITNEQVSVDREALKSMLSDEAVQEKMASMGVSPDQVEQRINSLTADELAYFNAQLDEAPAGAGILGVIVLFLVIFIITDLLCATNIYKFVNCINR; encoded by the coding sequence ATGACTTTCATGCAATCTACCAAGCGTTATATGTCCATCATGCTAACCGCACTGTTCCTGTTGACGACAGTCACCAGCGTACATGCTCAGGCCAGCATGATCGGTACTCAGGAAGTGATCACCAACGAACAGGTTAGTGTTGACCGTGAAGCGCTGAAAAGCATGCTGTCAGACGAAGCTGTTCAAGAGAAAATGGCGTCAATGGGTGTCTCCCCTGATCAGGTAGAGCAGCGCATCAATAGCCTGACTGCTGATGAACTGGCCTACTTCAATGCGCAATTGGATGAAGCCCCTGCTGGTGCCGGTATCCTCGGTGTGATCGTGCTGTTCCTGGTGATCTTCATCATTACCGACTTGCTGTGTGCTACCAACATCTACAAGTTTGTAAACTGCATCAACCGCTAA
- a CDS encoding PA2778 family cysteine peptidase translates to MRRLTHLVVLLGLAALLSACASRPTAVPSPESLADLPASTYLDQVPFHAQDAYQCGPAALAMVLNHRGLPDTPDQLKDRVYIPERKGTLQVELVSASRERDLLVYPVEGELKAVMAQVDAGNPVLIMQNLAFNWFPQWHYAVVVGYDLEKREMIVHSGLSEAQREPFKVFMRTWDRADRWARVMLPPHQLPADAQPLVYLQAASDLEQTGRLDSARQAYATALSTWPEQPSARFGLGNVAWAQKHPEISVEHFRTLVTDFPDFKPGWNNLAVALEATGCPTSAKAAQACASETVSPSSAAPENGRCAIPRCAD, encoded by the coding sequence GTGCGTCGCTTAACCCACCTTGTGGTTCTGCTCGGGCTGGCAGCTTTGCTGTCAGCCTGTGCAAGTCGACCCACAGCAGTTCCTTCACCTGAATCCCTGGCTGATCTTCCTGCCAGCACCTACCTGGATCAGGTCCCCTTTCATGCGCAGGACGCTTACCAATGCGGCCCCGCGGCACTGGCCATGGTGCTGAATCATCGCGGCCTGCCAGACACTCCCGACCAGCTCAAGGATCGTGTGTATATCCCTGAACGCAAAGGCACGCTCCAAGTGGAACTGGTCTCGGCTTCACGTGAACGCGACCTGCTGGTGTATCCGGTAGAAGGCGAGCTCAAAGCCGTCATGGCTCAGGTGGATGCCGGGAACCCGGTATTGATCATGCAGAACCTGGCTTTTAACTGGTTTCCGCAATGGCACTATGCGGTAGTCGTCGGTTATGACCTGGAAAAACGCGAGATGATCGTGCACAGCGGCCTGAGCGAAGCCCAACGCGAGCCTTTCAAGGTCTTTATGCGCACCTGGGATAGAGCAGACCGCTGGGCCAGGGTCATGCTGCCGCCACACCAGTTGCCCGCTGACGCGCAGCCGCTGGTGTATCTGCAAGCAGCCAGCGACCTGGAACAGACCGGCCGCCTGGACAGCGCCAGGCAAGCCTACGCGACGGCCCTCAGCACCTGGCCTGAACAGCCGTCTGCCCGCTTTGGCCTGGGTAACGTGGCCTGGGCTCAGAAGCACCCGGAAATAAGCGTCGAGCATTTTCGTACGCTGGTTACTGATTTCCCGGACTTCAAACCCGGCTGGAACAATCTCGCTGTAGCACTGGAAGCTACGGGCTGCCCGACGAGCGCCAAAGCCGCTCAAGCCTGTGCCAGCGAAACGGTTAGCCCATCCAGTGCAGCTCCGGAAAACGGACGCTGTGCTATTCCCCGATGCGCTGATTAG
- the tssF gene encoding type VI secretion system baseplate subunit TssF, producing MSFNHYYQGELTALRQLGKRFAERSPALAPFLGQSGRDPDVERLLEGFAFLTGRLRQKLDDELPELTHSLMYLLWPNYMRPLPAFSMLQFEPMSAPGAAVIVPRDTPVESNPIKGVACRFRTTANTELTALAMRAVDYSVKGDGALLSLRLGVNGGKLADVQLDKLRLHLAGERYISQTLYLSLLRHTEDIQLVLLDNAGKPLKDSFDRPVPGLKLDRSLLKPAGFDEDEALVPYPVNTFRGYRYLQEYFAFQEKFLFVDIGGLKAIQSFSEDLLKRTGGFELRIELNRSGSQRVKPTLDNIRLYCTPIVNLFAHDATPIRLDGRQDRYMLRPAEYESAHCGVFSVDRVTGWKPGGMGYEEYVPFESFEHDASFDFPEARPYYSLRQNPSLLDDGMDTYLSFGMRSFEQHETLSVELTCTNQNLPLQLPLGAICRPSEGTPEFLRFRNISAVTASYAPPLQQDFLWKLISNMSLNYLSLANVEALKVILETYDLPRHYDQHAAKVSQRLLNGLKKISHSSVDRLYRGLPVRGVRTELEMDTDGYLGEGDLFVFASILNEFFALYASLNSYHELTVRSSKGEIYQWTPRMGQQPLL from the coding sequence ATGTCATTCAATCATTACTATCAAGGCGAGTTGACCGCACTGCGTCAGCTCGGCAAGCGCTTTGCCGAACGTAGCCCGGCGCTCGCCCCGTTTTTAGGCCAAAGCGGCCGTGATCCTGACGTCGAGCGTCTGCTGGAGGGCTTCGCCTTTCTTACCGGGCGCCTGCGGCAAAAGCTCGATGACGAGCTGCCGGAGCTGACGCACTCGTTGATGTACCTGCTCTGGCCCAACTATATGCGCCCACTGCCGGCCTTCAGCATGCTGCAGTTCGAGCCCATGTCAGCACCCGGCGCGGCGGTGATCGTCCCGCGCGATACGCCAGTGGAATCCAATCCGATCAAGGGCGTGGCCTGCCGCTTCAGGACCACCGCCAATACCGAGTTGACCGCCCTGGCCATGCGCGCCGTAGACTATTCGGTCAAGGGTGACGGCGCATTGCTGAGCCTGCGACTGGGCGTGAATGGCGGCAAGCTCGCCGATGTTCAACTGGACAAGCTGCGTTTGCATCTGGCCGGTGAACGTTACATCAGCCAGACCTTGTACCTCAGCCTGCTGCGGCATACCGAGGATATCCAGCTGGTGCTGCTGGACAACGCTGGTAAACCCTTGAAAGACAGTTTTGACCGCCCAGTGCCCGGGCTGAAGCTTGATCGCAGTCTGCTCAAGCCGGCAGGTTTCGATGAAGATGAAGCATTGGTGCCCTACCCGGTGAATACCTTTCGCGGCTACCGCTACCTGCAGGAGTACTTCGCATTCCAGGAGAAATTCCTGTTCGTCGACATCGGCGGGCTCAAAGCCATCCAGAGCTTCTCCGAGGATCTGCTCAAGCGCACCGGCGGTTTTGAATTGCGTATCGAACTCAATCGCTCGGGCTCGCAGCGGGTCAAGCCGACGCTGGACAATATTCGGCTGTATTGCACCCCCATCGTCAACCTGTTCGCCCACGATGCCACTCCCATTCGCCTCGACGGCAGACAGGACAGATATATGCTGCGCCCGGCCGAGTATGAAAGTGCGCATTGCGGCGTGTTTTCGGTAGACCGGGTGACCGGTTGGAAGCCCGGCGGCATGGGTTACGAGGAGTACGTCCCCTTCGAGTCATTCGAGCATGACGCCAGCTTCGACTTTCCCGAGGCGCGCCCCTATTACAGCCTGCGGCAGAATCCCTCTCTGCTCGATGACGGCATGGACACCTATCTGAGTTTCGGCATGCGCAGCTTCGAGCAGCACGAGACCCTGTCGGTAGAGCTGACCTGCACCAACCAGAACCTGCCATTGCAACTGCCACTCGGCGCCATCTGTCGCCCCAGCGAAGGCACGCCGGAATTTCTGCGCTTTCGCAACATCAGCGCCGTCACCGCCAGCTACGCGCCGCCGCTGCAGCAGGATTTTCTCTGGAAGCTGATCAGCAACATGTCGCTGAATTATCTGTCCCTGGCCAACGTCGAGGCGCTCAAGGTGATTCTGGAAACCTATGACTTGCCGCGGCATTACGACCAGCACGCCGCCAAGGTCAGCCAACGGCTGCTCAACGGCCTGAAAAAAATCAGCCACAGCAGCGTCGACCGTCTCTACCGCGGCCTACCTGTGCGCGGTGTACGCACCGAACTGGAAATGGATACCGACGGCTACCTGGGTGAAGGCGACCTGTTCGTATTCGCCTCCATTCTGAACGAGTTTTTCGCGCTGTACGCCAGCCTCAATTCCTATCACGAACTGACCGTACGCAGCAGCAAAGGAGAGATTTACCAATGGACACCACGCATGGGGCAACAGCCCCTGCTCTGA
- the tssA gene encoding type VI secretion system protein TssA translates to MLANHYRQLAEKPISDADFYGDDVRYSAEFEGLENELNKANSLHDKQGPDWILVRDGCEALLQSQSKDLRAAVWLTWSLYQVDSVTGLEAGLGALNYLCSQHWPALHPHKPRTRLAAFSWLIPRIDQAVSELQPGAAQPETLERLGKQLRELDQCLASHFDDQAPLLIPTCRRLETLVKAPEPPIQSANDSLAPASTSANSAKIIPINNANSDMPNAVNDSRDAHKCLRSIQDQARLLSNWWLQEMTTDPRAFRLARTLLWLPIDALPEHDTHNCTTLRGLPADRLSSYRERLEQAQFSGLLVDLEASLARSPFWLDGQFIAWQCLQALDAQAAMYEVEIQLAMLLKRLPGLEQLCFHDQTPFADDETRRWISAHILPHTSSNHLPAEGQANSGTEGAQPPWEKALAAAIQQLRKGSLKAGIQLIKQAMPNLAGDRERFNWQLAQARLCFQARQYDLARHQLESLYQVLQGSDLERWEPDLALSVLHLLLECCDKLPSSPALRERKNEIYQRLCHLDLEAALDQASGP, encoded by the coding sequence ATGCTCGCAAACCATTACAGACAGTTGGCTGAGAAGCCCATCAGTGACGCTGATTTTTACGGCGATGATGTGCGCTATTCGGCTGAGTTTGAGGGCTTGGAAAACGAGCTGAACAAAGCCAATTCCCTGCATGACAAGCAAGGCCCGGACTGGATACTGGTACGTGACGGCTGCGAGGCCCTGCTGCAATCCCAATCCAAGGATCTGCGCGCCGCGGTCTGGCTCACCTGGAGCCTCTACCAGGTGGACTCTGTCACCGGACTGGAAGCAGGCCTCGGTGCGCTCAACTACCTGTGCAGCCAACATTGGCCTGCCCTGCACCCGCACAAGCCGCGAACCCGCCTGGCTGCATTCAGCTGGCTGATACCGCGCATCGACCAAGCGGTCTCCGAGCTGCAACCCGGCGCAGCGCAGCCGGAGACACTGGAACGGCTGGGTAAGCAGTTACGCGAACTTGACCAATGTCTGGCCAGCCACTTTGACGACCAGGCGCCCTTGTTGATACCCACATGCCGACGCCTCGAGACCTTGGTCAAGGCCCCCGAGCCGCCAATTCAAAGCGCCAACGACAGTCTTGCCCCGGCATCAACCTCGGCCAACAGCGCAAAAATCATCCCGATCAATAACGCCAATAGCGACATGCCCAACGCGGTGAACGACAGCCGGGACGCGCACAAGTGTCTGCGCAGCATTCAGGACCAGGCGCGGCTTCTGAGCAACTGGTGGCTACAGGAAATGACCACGGATCCTCGCGCTTTCCGCCTTGCCCGCACCCTGTTATGGCTGCCGATCGACGCCCTACCGGAACACGATACACACAACTGCACAACGCTCAGAGGACTGCCGGCCGATCGATTGTCAAGTTACCGCGAGCGTCTGGAGCAGGCCCAGTTCAGCGGACTACTGGTCGACCTGGAAGCCAGTCTGGCTCGCTCACCGTTTTGGCTCGATGGTCAGTTTATAGCCTGGCAGTGTCTGCAAGCCCTGGATGCACAGGCGGCCATGTATGAAGTGGAAATCCAACTGGCAATGTTGCTGAAACGCCTACCAGGTCTGGAGCAGCTATGTTTCCACGATCAAACGCCCTTTGCTGATGACGAAACCCGCCGCTGGATCAGCGCGCATATCCTGCCGCATACCAGCAGCAATCACCTGCCCGCCGAAGGCCAGGCAAACAGTGGCACTGAAGGCGCGCAGCCGCCCTGGGAAAAAGCCCTCGCAGCGGCAATCCAACAACTGCGCAAAGGCTCGCTGAAGGCCGGCATTCAGTTGATCAAGCAGGCAATGCCCAACCTCGCAGGCGATCGCGAGCGGTTTAACTGGCAACTGGCTCAAGCGCGCCTCTGTTTTCAGGCCCGGCAGTACGACCTGGCCCGCCACCAACTCGAATCCCTCTACCAGGTTCTCCAAGGCTCTGATCTTGAGCGCTGGGAACCCGATCTCGCCCTGAGCGTACTGCACCTACTGCTCGAATGCTGCGACAAGCTGCCCAGCAGCCCTGCCCTGCGTGAACGCAAGAACGAGATCTACCAAAGGCTGTGCCACCTCGACCTTGAAGCGGCACTCGACCAGGCCTCAGGGCCATAA
- the tssE gene encoding type VI secretion system baseplate subunit TssE: MGYGSLFERLAGDSAKRSSLSVDQAIVASIAAHLAKMLSTRAGSVQALPDYGLPDLNDMRLSLHDSLQQARVAIESFIEAYEPRLSQVRVVALPREQDPLNLAFALEGMVDLDGQRRPVSFTARLNGSGQVQVQ; the protein is encoded by the coding sequence ATGGGTTACGGCAGCCTGTTCGAGCGCCTGGCCGGCGACTCCGCGAAACGCAGCAGCCTGAGTGTCGACCAGGCAATCGTCGCCTCGATCGCTGCGCACCTGGCGAAGATGCTCAGTACCCGCGCCGGCAGTGTTCAGGCACTACCGGATTACGGGCTGCCCGACCTCAATGACATGCGCCTGTCGCTGCACGATTCGCTGCAACAGGCACGTGTCGCCATCGAAAGCTTTATCGAAGCCTACGAACCGCGTCTTTCTCAGGTCAGGGTGGTTGCCCTGCCCCGCGAGCAAGACCCTCTGAACCTGGCGTTTGCGCTCGAAGGCATGGTTGATCTGGACGGTCAACGCCGCCCGGTCAGCTTTACCGCACGGCTTAACGGCAGTGGTCAAGTGCAGGTTCAGTAG
- the tssB gene encoding type VI secretion system contractile sheath small subunit, which translates to MAKDGSVAPKERVNVTFTPTNGGAQEEVELPLKLMVLGDFTQRPDDRSIEQRKPIAIDKGNFDEVLAKQELTLDFVVPNRLHNDENADDSLNVHLKIDSMKDFNPASLVAQVPELQKLMELRDALVALKGPLGNAPAFRKAIESVLSDDDSRERVLAELGLDSQDQPKA; encoded by the coding sequence ATGGCCAAAGACGGCTCAGTAGCGCCCAAAGAACGCGTTAATGTCACTTTCACCCCCACCAATGGTGGCGCCCAGGAAGAAGTCGAACTGCCGCTGAAACTGATGGTGCTGGGGGATTTTACCCAGCGTCCTGATGACCGCAGCATCGAACAGCGCAAGCCCATCGCGATCGACAAGGGCAACTTCGATGAGGTGCTGGCCAAACAGGAACTGACGCTCGACTTCGTGGTGCCTAACCGCCTGCACAACGATGAAAACGCCGATGACAGCCTGAATGTGCATCTGAAGATTGATTCCATGAAGGATTTCAATCCCGCCAGCCTGGTCGCTCAGGTACCGGAACTGCAGAAACTGATGGAGTTGCGTGACGCGCTGGTGGCCCTGAAAGGCCCGTTAGGTAACGCACCCGCGTTCCGCAAGGCGATCGAAAGCGTGCTCAGCGACGATGACTCCCGTGAACGGGTACTCGCCGAACTGGGCCTGGATTCACAAGACCAGCCCAAAGCCTGA
- the tssC gene encoding type VI secretion system contractile sheath large subunit, with the protein MSTRAAAESGQKAGEVSILDSIIAETRLTPDDEAYGIAKRGVSAFIEELLKPQNDKEPVKKAMVDRMLAEIDAKLSRQMDEILHEPSFQALESSWRGLQVLVDRTNFRENIKLEVINASKQDLLEDFEDSPEIVQSGLYKHVYTAEYGQFGGQPVGALIANYYFDPSSQDMKTLQHVASVASMSHAPFIAAAGPKFFGLESFTGLPDIKDLKDHFEGPQFAKWQAFREKEDARYVGLTLPRFLLRNPYDPEDNPVKSFVYKENVSNNHEDYLWGNTAFTFATRLTESFAKFRWCPNIIGPQSGGAVEDLPLHHFESMGEIETKIPTEVLVSDRREYELADEGFIALTMRKGSDNAAFFSANSTQKAKFFGNSEEGKAAELNYRLGTQLPYLFIVNRLAHYLKVLQREQIGSWKERTDLELELNKWIRQYVADQDNPNAEVRGRRPLRAAQITVSDIEGQPGMYRVGLSVRPHFKYMGADFTLSLVGKMEKE; encoded by the coding sequence ATGAGTACCCGTGCAGCAGCAGAAAGCGGCCAGAAGGCCGGAGAAGTCAGCATTCTCGACAGCATTATCGCTGAAACCCGTCTGACGCCGGACGACGAGGCGTACGGCATCGCCAAACGCGGCGTGTCAGCGTTTATCGAGGAGTTGCTGAAACCGCAGAATGACAAGGAGCCGGTGAAAAAGGCCATGGTCGATCGCATGCTTGCCGAGATCGACGCCAAACTGAGCCGGCAGATGGACGAAATCCTTCACGAGCCCAGCTTTCAGGCACTGGAATCGTCCTGGCGCGGTTTGCAGGTACTGGTCGATCGGACCAATTTCCGCGAGAACATCAAGCTGGAAGTCATCAACGCGTCCAAACAGGACCTGCTCGAAGACTTTGAAGACAGCCCGGAAATCGTGCAATCGGGCCTCTACAAGCATGTCTACACCGCCGAATACGGCCAGTTCGGTGGTCAGCCGGTCGGCGCACTGATTGCCAACTACTACTTCGACCCCAGCTCCCAGGACATGAAAACCCTGCAGCATGTGGCGAGTGTGGCGAGCATGTCACACGCGCCCTTTATCGCTGCTGCCGGCCCCAAATTCTTCGGTCTGGAGAGCTTTACCGGCCTGCCGGATATCAAGGATCTGAAGGATCATTTCGAAGGCCCGCAGTTCGCCAAGTGGCAAGCCTTCCGCGAAAAGGAAGATGCGCGCTACGTGGGTCTGACCCTGCCGCGCTTTCTGCTGCGCAACCCCTATGACCCGGAAGACAACCCGGTCAAGAGCTTCGTCTACAAGGAAAACGTCTCCAATAACCACGAAGACTATTTGTGGGGTAACACGGCGTTCACCTTCGCTACTCGCCTTACCGAAAGCTTCGCCAAGTTTCGCTGGTGCCCGAACATCATCGGCCCGCAAAGCGGTGGCGCGGTGGAAGATCTGCCGCTGCATCATTTTGAAAGCATGGGCGAAATCGAGACCAAGATTCCGACCGAGGTGCTGGTCTCCGATCGTCGCGAGTATGAACTGGCCGACGAAGGTTTTATCGCCCTGACCATGCGCAAGGGCAGCGACAACGCGGCGTTCTTCTCCGCCAACTCCACGCAGAAAGCCAAGTTCTTCGGCAACAGTGAAGAAGGCAAGGCAGCCGAGTTGAACTACCGCCTGGGCACGCAACTGCCTTACCTGTTCATCGTCAACCGTCTGGCTCATTACCTGAAGGTGCTGCAGCGTGAACAGATCGGTTCCTGGAAGGAGCGCACCGATCTGGAGCTGGAACTGAACAAGTGGATCCGCCAGTACGTGGCCGATCAGGACAACCCCAATGCCGAAGTACGTGGCCGCCGCCCGCTGCGGGCAGCGCAGATTACCGTCAGCGATATTGAAGGTCAGCCGGGCATGTACCGCGTGGGTCTGAGCGTGCGCCCGCATTTCAAGTACATGGGCGCGGACTTCACCCTGTCGCTGGTCGGCAAGATGGAAAAGGAATAA
- a CDS encoding NAD(P)/FAD-dependent oxidoreductase: MAYTSHTSSYYAASANNKADRPALQGAHETDVCVIGAGYTGISTALFLLEHGFRVTVLEAAKVGFGASGRNGGQIVNSYSRDIDVIEKTLGAEQARMLGEMAFEGARIIRERVAKYQIQCDLKDGGVFAAVTDKQMSHLEGQKKLWERYGHTQMQLLDAKAIREVVNTDLYVGGSLDMSGGHIHPLNLVLGEADAVESLGGVIHEQSRVTRVDQGAKAVVHTEQGQVTADFVVVAGNAYIGDLMPQLSAKSMPCGTQVITTEPLGDELAKSLLPQDYCVEDCNYLLDYYRLSADKRMIFGGGVVYGARDPADVEALVRPNLIKTFPQLKDVKIDYAWTGNFLLTLSRLPQVGRLGSNIYYSQGCSGHGVTYTHLAGKILSEAIRGQAERFDAFATLPHYPFPGGRMLRVPFTAMGALYYSLRDKLGW; this comes from the coding sequence ATGGCCTATACATCGCATACCTCTTCCTATTACGCCGCCTCCGCCAACAACAAGGCGGATCGCCCGGCGTTGCAAGGCGCGCATGAAACCGACGTATGCGTGATCGGCGCAGGCTATACCGGTATTTCCACCGCACTGTTTCTGCTTGAGCATGGCTTTCGTGTCACCGTGCTGGAGGCGGCAAAGGTCGGCTTCGGTGCTTCTGGGCGGAACGGCGGGCAGATCGTCAACAGTTACAGTCGCGATATCGATGTCATCGAAAAGACTTTGGGCGCCGAGCAAGCGCGAATGCTCGGCGAAATGGCGTTTGAAGGCGCGCGCATCATCCGTGAGCGCGTGGCCAAATACCAGATTCAGTGTGACCTCAAAGATGGCGGCGTGTTTGCAGCGGTCACCGACAAACAGATGAGCCACCTGGAGGGGCAGAAGAAACTCTGGGAACGCTACGGTCACACGCAGATGCAATTGCTCGACGCCAAAGCGATACGCGAGGTAGTGAATACCGATCTGTACGTGGGTGGCTCGCTGGACATGAGCGGCGGTCATATCCATCCGCTCAATCTGGTACTGGGTGAAGCAGACGCAGTGGAATCGCTGGGTGGGGTCATTCATGAACAATCTCGCGTCACCCGCGTGGATCAGGGCGCCAAAGCAGTAGTGCATACCGAGCAAGGCCAGGTGACCGCTGATTTTGTTGTGGTTGCCGGCAATGCCTACATCGGTGATCTGATGCCACAACTGTCCGCCAAATCAATGCCCTGCGGTACCCAGGTGATTACCACCGAACCACTTGGCGACGAACTGGCCAAGTCGCTGCTACCCCAGGATTACTGTGTCGAAGACTGCAACTATCTGCTGGATTACTACCGCCTCTCCGCTGACAAGCGCATGATCTTTGGTGGTGGCGTGGTTTACGGTGCCCGCGACCCGGCAGACGTGGAAGCCCTGGTCCGACCCAACCTGATCAAAACCTTCCCGCAACTCAAGGATGTAAAGATCGACTACGCCTGGACCGGCAACTTTCTGCTGACCCTGTCGCGGCTGCCTCAGGTCGGCCGGCTCGGCAGCAACATCTACTACTCCCAGGGCTGCAGTGGCCATGGCGTGACCTACACCCATCTGGCCGGCAAGATTCTTTCCGAGGCCATTCGCGGCCAGGCAGAACGTTTCGACGCCTTTGCCACCCTGCCGCACTACCCTTTCCCTGGCGGCCGAATGCTACGGGTGCCTTTCACCGCCATGGGCGCTTTGTACTACAGCCTCAGAGATAAACTTGGCTGGTAA
- the tssG gene encoding type VI secretion system baseplate subunit TssG produces the protein MDTTHGATAPALNLLSRNIREYSLFQGVLQVMERLRSEYPEHNEDALYSLIEFQANPSMGFPGSDIERVEFFRENGETRARLRLNLISLFGAGSPLPAFYAEQALGDTAEGNPTREFLDLFNNRLQRLLLPIWQKYRYYSRFSSGALDPFSSQLFSLIGLGGESIRSHSELNWKRLLPYLGLLSLRVQSAAVIESVLRYYFRHQALHIEQCMERQVEVQPEQHNRLGLANSALGESLVLGDQVRDRSGKFRIHIQQLDWERFHEFLPTGTEFRGLCALVRFALRDPLDYDIRLQLCKNAVREPRLQADSPCLLGWTSWLGSDALGACADPAVTLSSKAY, from the coding sequence ATGGACACCACGCATGGGGCAACAGCCCCTGCTCTGAACCTGCTGAGTCGCAACATTCGCGAGTACAGCCTGTTCCAGGGTGTACTACAGGTAATGGAGCGACTGCGCAGCGAATACCCAGAGCACAACGAAGACGCGCTATACAGCCTGATCGAGTTCCAGGCGAATCCGAGCATGGGCTTCCCCGGCAGCGATATAGAACGGGTAGAGTTTTTCCGTGAGAACGGCGAAACCCGCGCGCGCCTGCGGCTCAATCTGATCAGTCTGTTCGGTGCCGGATCGCCCTTGCCGGCGTTCTATGCGGAACAGGCGCTAGGCGACACCGCCGAGGGAAATCCGACCCGGGAATTTCTCGACCTGTTCAATAACCGCCTGCAACGTCTGCTGCTGCCGATCTGGCAGAAGTATCGCTATTACTCGCGCTTTTCCAGCGGCGCTCTGGATCCCTTCTCTTCCCAACTGTTTTCGCTTATCGGACTCGGCGGCGAGTCGATCCGCTCTCACTCGGAGCTGAACTGGAAGCGTCTGCTGCCCTATCTCGGCCTGCTCAGTCTGCGCGTGCAATCCGCCGCAGTCATCGAGTCGGTGCTGCGCTACTACTTTCGGCATCAGGCGCTGCATATCGAACAGTGCATGGAACGCCAGGTCGAGGTGCAGCCCGAACAGCACAACCGTCTTGGTCTGGCCAACAGTGCGCTCGGCGAGAGTCTGGTCCTGGGGGATCAGGTGCGCGACCGCAGCGGCAAATTTCGCATCCATATCCAACAGCTGGATTGGGAGCGCTTTCATGAATTTCTACCGACCGGCACCGAATTTCGCGGCCTTTGCGCACTGGTGCGTTTCGCACTGCGTGATCCGCTGGATTACGACATCCGCCTGCAGTTGTGCAAAAACGCCGTTCGCGAACCGCGCTTACAAGCCGACAGCCCCTGCCTGTTGGGCTGGACCAGTTGGCTCGGCTCGGATGCCCTGGGCGCCTGTGCGGACCCCGCGGTAACGCTCAGCAGCAAAGCTTATTAA